The genome window AATTGCCGAACGCTTCGGGCCGACCCTCTACCTCACGCTCGCGTCGATGTTCTGGTCGGTGGTCTTCGGCCTCGTGATCGGCGTCATTTCCGCCGTCTTCCGCAACAAGTGGCCGGATCGCCTCGGCATGACGCTTGCCGTTTCGGGCATTTCGTTCCCCGCCTTCGCGCTCGGCATCCTGCTGATGGAGATCTTCTCCGTCGAGCTCGGCTGGCTCCCCACCGTGGGTGCGGCTTCCTGGAAGCACTACATTCTCCCCTCGATTACGCTGGGCGCTGCGGTCGCCGCCGTCATGGCCCGATTCACGCGCGCGTCCTTCGTCGAGGTTCTCCATGACGACTACATCCGCACGGCCCGCGCGAAGGGCGTGACGGAAACCAACATCGTCGTCAAGCACGCGCTGAGGAACGCCCTCATTCCGGTGGTCACCATGATGGGTCTTCAGTTCGGCTTCCTCTTGGGCGGCTCGATCGTCGTTGAGAAGGTATTCAACTGGCCCGGCATGGGTCGCCTCCTCGTCGACGCCGTCGACATGCGCGACTATCCGGTGATCCAGGCGAGCGTTCTGCTCTTCTCGCTTGAATTCATCGTGATCAACCTCGTGGTCGACGTGCTCTACGGATGGATCAATCCGTCGATTCGCTACAAGTAATTGATCCACTACTGAAGAGAAAAAACATTTCCGGAGAATCAGAAAAAATGAGTACCTCTACTGCAGTGGATCCCCGCATCGCGAAGTCGAATGACGCGCTGCGCACGCCCATGGGCGAATTCTGGAGAAAGTTCAAGAAGCAGCCCGTCGCCATGGCGGCCGGCATCTTCGTCCTCTTTCTCATCGTCGTTGCAATTCTCGGGCCGGTGATCACGCCCTTCGACCCTGAGAACTACTTCGACTACGACATGCTGAACGAAGGCCCCTCGGCCGCGCATTGGTTCGGCGTTGACGCGCTCGGGCGCGACATCTTCAGCCGCATCGTTGCCGGCACGCGCATCTCGCTTGTCTGCGGCTTCACGTCCGTCTTCGCGGGCGCCGTGATCGGCACGATTCTCGGCCTCATCGCGGGCTTCTATGAAGGCTGGGCCGACCGCGTCATCATGCGCATCGCCGACGTGCTCTTCGCCTTCCCGGGCATCCTTCTCGCGATCGGCATCGTGGCGATTCTCGGCGGCGGCATGCTCAACGTCGTCGCCGCCGTCGCGATCTTCTCGATTCCGGCCTTCGCCCGACTCGTTCGCGCGAACGTCCTTTCGCTTAAGACCCAGACCTATGTGGAAGCGGCGAAATCTCTCGGCATCAGCGACTCGATGCTTCTCATCCGCCACATTCTCCCGGGCACGATCTCGGTGATTCTCGTCTACCTCTCGATGCGAATCGGCACCTCGATCATCACGGCGGCGTCGCTCTCCTTCCTCGGCCTCGGCGCTCAGCCCCCGATGCCTGAATGGGGCGCCATGCTGAACGAAGCCCGCGCGGACCTCCTTACCGCTCCGCATGCGGCGATCTTCCCCGTGATCGCGATCTTCCTCACCGTGCTCGCCTTCAACCTTCTCGGCGACGGTCTGCGCGACGCGCTTGACCCGAAGGTGGATACGAACCGCTGACCATTTTTCCGGAGCCTCTGCTCCGTGAAAGACTTAATGACGGCCGGGTTCTCAAGGGAATCCGGCCGTTTTTTTCCACGAAAGATAGGAAGCCCTCGGCGCGCGACCTTCCCTGCGGGCGTTCTCACAAGAACGTCCAGCATGGTATCTGCTGCTTCTCAGGCTGCTGAAGCTACGCTAACTGCTGACGACTGCGCCTAGGATCGCACCCGTTTTCGTCTCCACAACCAGGCCGTCAGCGATCACGTATTTCGTTCCTTTGAGTTTCAGCAACTGCTTTACGCCGTTCTTTGCTCGTTCCATCAAGGTGTCCCGAAACGCCGTTGACTGGTAAGGCTCAAAGCCTTTCTGATGAGTGAGAACGGAATAAATGATGCGTGCGAGCAGGTGTGCGAAGGCGACCATGGCACGCCTGTAGCCGCGCCGCATCTTGAGCACCTGGAATTTTTCCTTCAGCGCAGCGGTACCGCCGACCACAAGTCCTCTGGCGGCTTCAATCAGCGTGCGCCTCAGGTGTTTGTTCCCTTTCGGGCATTTTCCACTTTTCTGTTTGCCGGCAGATGTGTTGTCCCCCGGGCAAATGCCGAGCCAGGAAGTAAACTGCTCTGACGTGGGGAAGTGGTCCTTCAAATCCGCACAGAGTTCGGCGTAAATCATGCGGGCCGAGCGTTCCTGAATCCCCGTTATGGTAATGAGCAGCTGGATGTCCTTCTCGTAGGGAGCCTGCAGCTGGCGGAGCCTTTCGAAAGTGCTTCGGTCGTACTCCTCGAGCTGATCGATCTTTTTCCGGAGCGCCAGAATCTGCTCCTTCATCATCGGCTCGATTTCGAAGTTGAGCGCCTGCATGATCTGCTCAGGGCTTGCCCGCAGCCGGCGGCTGTTTTGCTTGATGACATCAAACAAGTGCGGATCATCTCTGAGCTTGGCCATCAGGATGAGGCTGGCAGCTTTGCCTCCGCGGATGTCGCTGAATACCGTTGTAGGCCGGCATCCGGTGAGATTCAGAGACTTGCCGAAACGATTGGAAGTTCGGGAAATGTCATTCCTGTTCTTCTGCAGATCACGTGAAATGACGCGCTGCAGACGAAAGGCCTTCTCCGGCACGAAGGATTTTTTGAAGTTTCCCGTTCGGGCAAGAGACGCCAGACGTGATGCGTCCTTGCGGTCTGTTTTGCGGCCGGCTGCCGCTTTGGCGTCGCGGGCATTGATCAGAGCCAGCTGCTCAGAAGTGAAGCCGGCTCTCTCGAGGGCTTCGTACGGGCTCTGCCACAATGACCCGGTTGATTCCATAAGGATGATGTCGGGATTGCATTCACGGCACCAGGCGGCGAAAGCATCGATGCTTGCGCGGTCGGTATTGAAATCCCGGCTCTCAGATTGTTCACGATGACCTGCAACCTGCTTCTGATGGCAGCAGACGAGTAGGTTGAGATGAACGTCAATGCCTATTGCCGAGCGGTACATCGCGTGAACAGTAATTTCGGGATTACTGATCTGCGCACGGGCAGCTCGCAATGGCGTATCGGTACGGTTAGACTTACTCATAGCCCCTCCATTAAGAAATGATTGGGGTTCGAGGAAGCCCTGGCAACCACGAAGATGTTGGAGAAACAGGTAGACGCAGC of Sutterella faecalis contains these proteins:
- a CDS encoding IS110 family RNA-guided transposase codes for the protein MSKSNRTDTPLRAARAQISNPEITVHAMYRSAIGIDVHLNLLVCCHQKQVAGHREQSESRDFNTDRASIDAFAAWCRECNPDIILMESTGSLWQSPYEALERAGFTSEQLALINARDAKAAAGRKTDRKDASRLASLARTGNFKKSFVPEKAFRLQRVISRDLQKNRNDISRTSNRFGKSLNLTGCRPTTVFSDIRGGKAASLILMAKLRDDPHLFDVIKQNSRRLRASPEQIMQALNFEIEPMMKEQILALRKKIDQLEEYDRSTFERLRQLQAPYEKDIQLLITITGIQERSARMIYAELCADLKDHFPTSEQFTSWLGICPGDNTSAGKQKSGKCPKGNKHLRRTLIEAARGLVVGGTAALKEKFQVLKMRRGYRRAMVAFAHLLARIIYSVLTHQKGFEPYQSTAFRDTLMERAKNGVKQLLKLKGTKYVIADGLVVETKTGAILGAVVSS
- the gsiC gene encoding glutathione ABC transporter permease GsiC: MLRYFIKRLLGMIPTLIIVAICVFFFIHLLPGDPARLAAGPEADEATVEMIRHSLGLDRSLPEQFIHFVAGVLQGDFGTSIRSQRPVIQEIAERFGPTLYLTLASMFWSVVFGLVIGVISAVFRNKWPDRLGMTLAVSGISFPAFALGILLMEIFSVELGWLPTVGAASWKHYILPSITLGAAVAAVMARFTRASFVEVLHDDYIRTARAKGVTETNIVVKHALRNALIPVVTMMGLQFGFLLGGSIVVEKVFNWPGMGRLLVDAVDMRDYPVIQASVLLFSLEFIVINLVVDVLYGWINPSIRYK
- the gsiD gene encoding glutathione ABC transporter permease GsiD produces the protein MSTSTAVDPRIAKSNDALRTPMGEFWRKFKKQPVAMAAGIFVLFLIVVAILGPVITPFDPENYFDYDMLNEGPSAAHWFGVDALGRDIFSRIVAGTRISLVCGFTSVFAGAVIGTILGLIAGFYEGWADRVIMRIADVLFAFPGILLAIGIVAILGGGMLNVVAAVAIFSIPAFARLVRANVLSLKTQTYVEAAKSLGISDSMLLIRHILPGTISVILVYLSMRIGTSIITAASLSFLGLGAQPPMPEWGAMLNEARADLLTAPHAAIFPVIAIFLTVLAFNLLGDGLRDALDPKVDTNR